A single Manduca sexta isolate Smith_Timp_Sample1 chromosome 11, JHU_Msex_v1.0, whole genome shotgun sequence DNA region contains:
- the LOC115452170 gene encoding nuclear RNA export factor 2 has product MDWLKNPNVTGKISKKQKKSIKPSNKREFTGSSYPKGVPRSFLQQQVYQFPRTVRNLTWTNPRLQNPTSFKPIEAASSTTPQDDWADTSRDNVYSPSDIYEDSMTNYSDGSSDHELDWNSNTEEKQSNVYDRLGPPKPKVPNLTINLQMEESHTDRKVVVENVEDTLKYLPVDLREDIKTSRDPIVTTFLKSWPWKKSITVKKTISGRHFLAFTQQEQDKIQEVYDKPDTFVQVSITGYPSTWDKEDVLDCIIESVRGRTFIPCFVEFSKDECKFLVLQCRHALTALHNYGFNIRKDKVDLEITISLTSVTLQTLDFVPKLILRKIIASRYDGENKLNLKEFTLKKDISHFVYFPLNRKNNQMQIIDFAGSVAWDYIVELDLSHNRLTSIAGFDLAEITPRLRYLNLSHNLFDRLSVLICCRELNLESIVLEGNPVCNNYTDPNLYVEVIKTLFPTVTIIDGVLMPTKGQMPTFQRNYCPEEAKSVVEMVLEVYFPLLEASKEQRVSITHLYDEHASMTITFRNKLRFSPSYRKYQELLLRARCLEDGRVDSIEGVTNITKHMNKWPELEHDPTTFTVDVMHHTDTTTVIRVTGLLKLIAATLAEEEHLLAFTKTFILKTTDGVGYKIMNQMVYWDEPTKEYANGFKDTTVNRKNLSLKLDTAPNEELKEKFIEIFMKLANVDRTIIEKCLIMKDWHFKNALEHFIKLLRLDALDSLKEN; this is encoded by the exons ATGGATTGGCTTAAAAATCCAAATGTAACAGGAAAGATTTCTAAGAAACAGAAAAAGTCAATTAAACCATCAAATAAGAGAG aGTTCACTGGATCATCTTATCCAAAGg GTGTTCCAAGAAGTTTTCTGCAACAACAAGTATACCAGTTTCCGAGAA CAGTAAGAAATTTGACGTGGACTAACCCACGTCTCCAGAATCCGACGTCGTTTAAACCTATTGAAGCTGCAAGTAGTACAACCCCGCAGGATGACTGGGCAGATACGTCCAGGGACAATGTGTACTCACCGTCGGATATTTACGAAGACAGCATGACCAATTATAGTGacg GTTCATCAGACCACGAACTAGACTGGAATAGTAATACGGAGGAGAAGCAATCAAACGTGTATGACCGGTTAGGTCCACCAAAACCAAAAGTTCCGAATCTTACTATCAATTTGCAGATGGAAGAATCTCATACTGACAG GAAGGTGGTGGTAGAAAATGTGGAAGACACCCTCAAATACCTGCCAGTGGACCTTCGCGAGGATATTAAGACGAGCAGAGATCCTATCGTCACGACGTTTCTGAAGTCCTGGCCTTGGAAGAAATCAATCACCGTAAAGAAAACCATCAGCGGGAGGCATTTtctg GCTTTTACGCAACAGGAACAGGATAAAATACAGGAGGTGTACGACAAGCCTGATACGTTCGTGCAAGTGTCCATCACTGGATACCCTAGTACATGGGACAAAGAGGATGTGCTAGACTGTATCATAGAGAGTGTCAGGGGGAGGACATTCATACCTTGTTTTGTTGAG ttttcaaAAGACGAATGCAAGTTTCTAGTACTGCAATGTCGGCACGCATTAACAGCGCTCCACAACTACGGCTTCAACATACGGAAAGACAAAGTGGACTTAGAAATAACAATATCATTAACTTCGGTAACACTGCAAACTTTAGATTTTGTGCCCAAACTGATTTTGAGGAAGATCATAGCGTCGCGTTATGACGGAGAgaataaattgaatttgaaaGAATTCACTCTTAAGAAAG atataaGTCACTTCGTATACTTCCCGTTGAATCGTAAAAACAATCAGATGCAAATCATCGACTTCGCAGGCAGCGTCGCGTGGGATTATATAGTCGAACTGGATTTATCGCACAACAGATTGAC ATCCATCGCGGGATTCGATTTAGCAGAAATTACTCCAAGATTGCGATATCTGAATCTATCACACAATCTATTTGACAGATTATCAGTTTTAATATGCTGCAGGGAATTGAATTTAGAGTCTATTGTCTTAGAAGGCAATCCAGTTTGCAACAATTACACCGATCCAAATCTTTATGTTGAAGTTATTAAGACTCTGTTTCCCACTGTGACAATTATA GATGGTGTTCTTATGCCCACAAAGGGACAAATGCCTACGTTCCAACGCAACTACTGTCCAGAAGAAGCAAAAAGTGTCGTTGAGATGGTTCTAGAAGTTTACTTTCCACTCCTAGAAGCTTCGAAAGAGCAACGGGTTAGCATAACCCATTTATACGACGAACACGCGTCGATGACTATCACGTTCAGAAATAAACTAC GTTTCTCCCCCTCGTACAGAAAGTATCAAGAACTATTACTTCGCGCCCGCTGCCTAGAAGATGGTAGGGTAGACTCCATCGAAGGAGTAACGAACATCACGAAACACATGAACAAGTGGCCTGAGTTGGAACACGATCCTACCACGTTCACTGTTGATGTTATGCATCATACT GATACAACGACAGTAATAAGAGTGACTGGACTCCTCAAGCTCATAGCAGCAACATTAGCAGAGGAAGAGCATCTCCTGGCATTCACTAAGACATTCATATTGAAGACAACTGACGGTGTCGGATACAAGATAATGAACCAAATGGTGTACTGGGATGAGCCTACTAAAGAATACGCCAATGGATTTAAAGATACTACG